The following nucleotide sequence is from Citrus sinensis cultivar Valencia sweet orange chromosome 6, DVS_A1.0, whole genome shotgun sequence.
TTCtgcttcttcatcttctgttCCGCCTCCTGCTTCGGCTTCAGCTCAGTTCATTGTGAACAAAACTTCAGCTAATAATTGGACTGGTATTGGTGGTGATCTTGAGTCTCCAACATCTACAGTCACTTTCTCTgagaataacaataataacaacttGGCGCCGCCTATGATGATGAGTATGATTGAGTTTGTGGGAAGTTCAGGATCATCTGATCATCAAGCTAGTTTGATCAAAGAAGAaggtgaaaataataatttgcagaAAGATTGGAATAAATTAGGACTTGAAAATTCTTTATCATTTACTTCAAGtactcttcatcatcatgATATGGCAATTTCAATGGAAGCAGCGGCAGAAGGGCCATGGAATCCTGATGAATCATTTCGGGTTAACAATAGTACAATGGAGGAGGGTTTCACTAATCTTTTGCTTAATGATTCCATCGGCGACCGGCCGAGCTTATCGGATAGTGGCAAGGACTCTGAGAATAGTGGCGGAGGTGATGGTGGTGATAGTGGCAGTGATTATTATCAAGATAACAAGAATTACTGGAACAGCATTCTCAATTTGGTGAATTCATCTCCATCTACCTCACCAATGTTCTAAGAGATATATAATAAGTTTCTGATCCAAGAATAATGAAGCCTGATCATTAATTCTTTTCCAATATTGTTGAACTAAAACACTATTGGGAATGTTTCTGCAGCTGCCAAAGAATTAGGGTTTTGTTGTTTCCACAGTTTAGTCATTTAATAGTTTATTCAAGTGTGAAAAAAGTCGCAGTGCTGCTCTGTTGCTTCTGTATTACTACTAGCTTTTGCATGAAAGCAAGAAATTACAAGTTCAAGTGAAATGTTCATAGCTCAACTATTATTGCACGTGTCTTGAGTGAAGTCAATGGCAATCTCCAAGTCTccttttgcttcttcttcttcttgtttattttttattttaaataatctttGAAGTAGTCCAATGGAGATCAAAATTGACTCCAGAGAAGTGTGTTTGAAGTGATCAGAGAGTTGCCagaagtaatttttctttgtgtATTTAAGACTACTAATTTCtgtacaaatattaattttgagagGTGCAATAAGAGATGTATTTATTGCAGACTTTATTGCTGTTGGTTTCATGTCACATTCTGCCcacaatcaagaaaaataatgattttatatcaatgtgtgtgtgtgttgctgttgatttcatgtatatatatactttgAAAAAgcaataatataaagaaaaataaaatagaaattaagtGAAGCTGCGACTTTTATGAGACGTCCATAGATTTGATGAATTGTCATGATAGTTCATAGAAATCTAAGGGGGAATTCCCAAGCTGATTCTTCTCTTTGATTTGGTGTAGCTGCATGCAGTCACTGAGTTTGAAATTAATGCATTAATGATAATgttcatttaattttgataaagtaATAAAGAAACTGAGTGTTTggtttatatatacatataaacgTACCATTCGTCGGTAGAAAATATGGGCACCAAACTAAGATTGTGACAACTTTGCATGCCCTAATTTTGGTGTGTCATGCTTTTGCTAAGCATTATTTCTTCACAGGTTCAATTATGGCTCGATAGGAATAGATTGATTATAGAGTTGGTAGCTTAGCAAATATATATCACGATTATGTCAtacatattgaaaaatattattaacatcaatttttattaaaattctatcGATGTGAAAGACTTATCTTTAATATATATCAAGTCTTACTTTATTTATAGCTTAAGTTTTTGgggttaaatattttttaaaatatatatagtataAAAATCATGTCTGGTGTTTTGAATCGAtcaagaattattttttggacCTCATCTCGGCGCCTTTGAAtcgattaaaaattaagattctctcttgatttaagtgttttttttttttatcaaatccACTTAATTTCTATAGTTGTTAAGATTCGTagttttcaatatttataagtgacttttattaaattagacCATTCAAATACATGTGTAGAGTCGTTTTTAACAATCCCTAGAAACtattgtattaatttgattgagaATATAGATATGATTTGGActtcttgtaattttgtgCGTGTGCCCACGGAAGATGTGCTCGAATATTTGTCAACAAGTTATATTCAATTAAGGAAATATGTTTATACTCTAGCAGCGTTGTTGAGCtttccatgaaattaattttttttttctttttccatttcgTGTAGCTGCTTATACACTTGATATTTTCTTGACCCTCGAAATTTGGCAATACTTATGTCTTTAATTAAAGGCTACATCTTTTGCATTACCTAGACATATAATTTGCTTAATACATATGATGAagttaattaagaatatatCTCTTGTGATCACCAACACCTAAGACTCGAGATTTTGAATGAACGAGTTTTATTAAGACAAAAGAAGTGATTAATTAGgtaagttaataaattaattaaaatttgaaatcttttgAGTTTGAAATTGTTGTCCCTTAACGCACACATTTAGGGAGTATAATGTTGTTGTGGATTCTCTAGTTAACCTAATTAGGGTCCGATTTTGAGTTTGACTACATGCTCCACTAATTAACTTTCATTATTTGCTAGTGTTGTCGGGGTTCAGCTCAATTTCAGGTTCTATCATCTTTCTCTACATCATGCACGTCATAATTCTAGTATTAATTGGCACGTCATATGCTGAGATTTTGTAAGAACAGCTACTGTAGGGATTGTAAGAAGGCATGCACGTCTGTGCAGCGTCCTTCATGtacatttatttaaagaacAAGTGCATGCATGGGTCAAGTAGAAAAGGGAGCTTTTAGTTTTGCCCTGCAGCTGAAGCAAATCATCGGTCGATCCACCGGCTGAcagtcaaaattttcaatgtgGTGGTCCCCATGTATCATTTGAGTTGATTCTATTAACATcttttagtgttttttttttctttttaataaattattacatcccttatatatatatagagtagtgatacaaccacaaactcttgtataaatttattttgtacaaactgatatgacattaattcattggttaaatgaaaatataaaataataaaaataaatcatgtgggtcaagtgatatttaattcaaccaattttatcatgctatataagtttgtacaaaataaatttgtacaagagtttgtagctatatcattactcaatattatatataagagtaatgatatagttataaactcttgtacaaattgatatagcatgataaaattagttgaattaaatatcttttggctcacatgatttatttatattattttatactttcattcaaccaataaattaaagtcACGTCACTTTatataagataaatttatataagaatttatacTTATATCGTCACTCATagaatattttgtatattacaAGCTTTACATTTTCGTTTTCACTTTCACAACACAACCTTTGTAGTTTGAACCCATCACAATTTAACAATGATCAGACGTAGGTTGTAACTGACTATGTAGATCATACTATAAAATGTTATTGATGGATAATGCATTGTAATAAACGACAACTGAATAAACTATTAAAGCTGAGCAACATACAAACAAGGATAAAATAAGTGCACCCGAGATATTGTTTTTAAATGATACTTCTACCTATCTCGGTGCTTATCAATAgagatattatttttcaaattaccCTTATTCTTCGTATCAATCGATATAATTAGGGTAGATTTACACTCAAGGGATTGTGGGTAATTAAGGCcgcttaaaaatatttttttttaaaattttttgaaaatatatatgtggGCTAAGATGttgatattgaaattaattttataatttattattttttattataacgTGTTGCCTCCTCCTATGAATCAAATTTTTGGATCCGCCTTTTTCTGTCTCCAACCCATTACTCACTTACCtctgtaaattttcatataaaatcTCTGAAAACTTTAAATCAAGAAGAAAAGATATTATGTctgacaaaatttaatttaaaaaaaaaaaagaaaaagaaagaagccACCGATGCATGCTTATGTGCTTTTGTAGTAGACGATCGATTGAATGACAAAAAAccatctttgattttaaaaaaaaaaaaaaaatccaaatcacTGGTCACCTGGTGCAGTCTTGTCAAGAATACTTTTGCATGCAAAATTAccagaaaaaattaaacctcGCGAAACATATCTACATGGGAAGTCAGTCTCGTCGTCACAAATTGAGAATTTgcagaataaaataaaaataaaaataggaaaagataaaatgttattttccCATTAAATGAATGGATAATGAAGCCAGCTGTGTTGATAGTGGTggagcaataataataataataataatagtgaaATTTTTGGCCCCGTTTGAAAgcaaaaattacattaaattaaaagtacaCACACATCAACTGATCCTTTCTTTCATTCATTCTACTGCTCTCACTTTTGTGCGTACACGAACATTTATTTCACCACACAATGCTCGATTGCTCATCACATGGGTCATAAATTTTCCTCGACTGCGCCCAACTGTACTTATTTAATGAGCTTTTTTTGGCTTCCCTCTTCCCTCTTCGACATTTATGCATGTCCCCTGCTTTCAgccaccaaaacaaaaaaaagaaaaaaaagaaaaaaaaaagaaaaaaaggaaaatcccATACCCACACCCCTGCATTTCAGCCTAATAATACCTCACACTACTacctcttaatttttttagaaacgTCCCAATACTTCCttcttctttactttttttttttaaatccttcTACTTTTCCCCGAATAGGTTTATTACGTATGCAAACCATTAACGCATAAAGGGTATTGGAGTATTGGAGTATTTTCCATGTCCACTCACTAATGCATTGGCTATATTTTCGCAAGTCCAACTCCAACTTTTGTACCATTGCTTGCTTGTTGAATGCAGCCCGTGGCTTCGGTTTCTTGTGAAATTAAATGCGATAATAAATAGATAGCGACAAATTAAATGTcaaagaaagtgaaaaattgCGGAAAGAAACCATGCTATGTATCTGTCATCGTTCCTCCAAGGAAAGAATAAATACACTATTTTACTGTATATTGTTTTCTGAAAAGAGTACAACTGTTAAAATTGTTTTGGATAAACTTTTGTATGAACTAATTAacattagttttttatttcttttttctttttaaattttatacaggtatatattttatatttttaaaaaaaaaaaaaaaaaaaaaaacaagaacaagTAAGGAGTGAGTGAGCACTCTGAATAACTACGAATTCCCAAGATGAAGTGAATGATTTTAGCTGGCTAGGTAAatgattgaataaaaaatcagCCACTTTTATGGATAAAGGTCAAATTCTGTTCTAAAGATacgtttaaaaataaatatggaaaATTAAACGTTTACGGACACAGCAGCAGAGTTTTCAACTTCAAcatcaagatttttttttttttttgctactTGGGAAGGCATTTAACTCATCTATCCATTCATTTGGATTTAATttctgaaaaaagaaaacggaAATAAAAGCAATCATTATTGCTTTCGaagaaattcaattcaattcaattgaaagctctttaaattaatctaataatCAAAGTAGTTGTTCAAACGTCAAAGACATCTTGTTGAAGATttgactaatttttatttttatttttttaaggccACCGATTTAAATTCAAACTAATTATCgacaaattaatcaaaatggGCCATCTTATTATACAACTAATTTAGAAAAAGAAGCACTTTATCGAGAATTATGTCCTCCTCGAATAAAAGTCCTGTTCAGTTCAACCAATTAGTAATAAATGCTCGCCCGTCTTTGAGAAAACTGCGACTCCCAAGGACTACCGAGAAATTAACAGATCATCATATCTTTATAAGTTTATACACTCACTAAAAAGGAACCCCAAACATCAAGTAGTTTTGGGCTTGTTTCTAATAGGCCTGATGACTCCAAACGAAGACATAATATACCCATATGATCCTGAGTGAAAGGCCTGGACAATCTAGGAAACCCATTTGTCTGTCTGAACTCCGAAAACTACACACATGGCACATGCTAACAAACAAATCCTACGGATGCTTTTTATGTCGACAACatgttcaaatttcaaaactaaAAAGTATTGATAGCAATgatgacatgtcatatatatatatatatatatatatgatatttatCTCGGATTTGTATCCTCTCCTAACCTAATTTTTCCTAATCTTTGTAGGAGATTTAGACAcgtgataattaaataattatatggaCAATATTAGATCtattcttgaatttctttaataatCACAAAAAGttgccatttttttaaatttgtattctaTGGACAATACAAGATTTCAacataataaaagaaagagattGGGCAATGTCAGCGATtgttttagtattatttgttcTATTGTTGTTGCTGCctaaatccaatccaatccaaagcTAATCGttgtgatatatatatatatattcctacATGCATGGTTTCTACTTTTGTGCTAGTATTTAAtgctaaaaattaattataacctaatatttgtatttctttattttctcatatcacaaacaaatatatatatatatatatatatatatatatatatatatataatttgtgcTTTGGGATGAAATGAAATGGACTGTTGCTGGGGACGTTTTAAAGAAACAGGGTATTTAGCATCATGGTATTTGCTGGGGAcgttttaattattaaagaaattatttaattactaaatCTCCTATAAAGATTAACAAAGATTAGATTAGGATCCGAATCCGAATCCGTTTATCTCTGCTTCGATGATtccatatataatatttgtgtGCGCGaagcagaagaagaagcagatcgattggagaaaattaaagTGGGAAaggaaagagataaaagaatgTAAGGGCATGAACAGGCAGCAAAAACACGTCGAACAAGTTGAAGCTGCAAAGCGCATCCCTTTCTTTTGGCTTTCATTTTCTGCACATTCAATAAGATTA
It contains:
- the LOC102621582 gene encoding transcription factor MYB16, which codes for MGRSPCCDKVGLKKGPWTPEEDQKLLAYIEEHGHGSWRALPAKAGLQRCGKSCRLRWTNYLRPDIKRGKFSLQEEQTIIQLHALLGNRWSAIATHLPKRTDNEIKNYWNTHLKKRLAKMGIDPVTHKPKNDALLSSDGQNKNSANLSHMAQWESARLEAEARLVRESKLRSHSFQLGLIPPPSASASASSSSVPPPASASAQFIVNKTSANNWTGIGGDLESPTSTVTFSENNNNNNLAPPMMMSMIEFVGSSGSSDHQASLIKEEGENNNLQKDWNKLGLENSLSFTSSTLHHHDMAISMEAAAEGPWNPDESFRVNNSTMEEGFTNLLLNDSIGDRPSLSDSGKDSENSGGGDGGDSGSDYYQDNKNYWNSILNLVNSSPSTSPMF